One Elaeis guineensis isolate ETL-2024a chromosome 10, EG11, whole genome shotgun sequence genomic window carries:
- the LOC105052242 gene encoding zinc transporter 8 → MRPLVLLFFLSLLLFPLFTVAGDCDCSPDDDGRDKSKAQPLKIAAIFSILIFGAIGVCLPIFGKSIQSLRPENDIFFVIKAFAAGVILATGFIHILPDAFENLTSPCLDENPWGNFPFAGFGAMLGALGTLMVDTLATGYFKRAARAVGDELKGDVEMSGPGGDRGVHVHATHGHAHGPAALEADEGPQKLVRHRVISQVLELGIVVHSVIIGISLGASETPATIRPLIVALSFHQFFEGVGLGGCIAQAKFKVRPMATMILFFSLTTPVGIAIGFGISSVYNEDSPTALIVEGILNSVAAGILIYMSLVDLLAEDFMNPRVQSNGTLQFEINVSLLIGVGLMSLLAKWA, encoded by the exons ATGAGACCCCTGgtccttctcttcttcctctccctccttctcttccctctcttcacCGTCGCCGGGGACTGCGACTGCTCCCCCGACGACGATGGCCGAGACAAGTCGAAGGCCCAGCCACTCAAAATCGCGGCCATCTTCTCCATCCTCATCTTCGGCGCCATCGGCGTCTGCCTCCCGATCTTCGGCAAATCAATCCAATCTCTCCGTCCCGAGAACGATATCTTCTTCGTGATCAAAGCATTCGCCGCGGGCGTCATACTGGCGACGGGATTCATCCACATACTTCCCGACGCTTTCGAGAACCTGACCTCGCCGTGTCTGGATGAGAACCCGTGGGGGAATTTTCCATTCGCCGGATTCGGGGCGATGCTTGGCGCCCTCGGGACGTTGATGGTGGATACTTTAGCCACGGGTTATTTTAAACGGGCGGCGAGGGCGGTGGGCGATGAGCTCAAAGGGGACGTGGAGATGAGTGGGCCCGGAGGGGATCGTGGGGTCCACGTCCACGCCACCCATGGGCATGCTCATGGGCCCGCCGCCTTGGAGGCGGACGAGGGGCCCCAGAAGCTCGTGCGCCATCGCGTCATCTCTCAG GTGCTGGAATTGGGCATCGTCGTTCATTCGGTCATAATTGGGATTTCGTTGGGTGCATCAGAGACTCCTGCGACCATAAGGCCACTGATAGTTGCTTTAAGCTTTCATCAGTTCTTCGAGGGCGTAGGCCTTGGAGGATGTATTGCGcag GCTAAATTCAAAGTCCGACCAATGGCAACAATGATACTCTTCTTCTCGCTCACTACTCCAGTTGGAATAGCAATAGGTTTTGGAATATCATCTGTTTATAATGAGGATAGTCCTACTGCTCTAATTGTTGAAGGCATTCTCAATTCAGTAGCTGCAGGAATTTTAATCTATATGTCTCTTGTTGATCTTTTAGCAGAGGACTTTATGAATCCAAGGGTACAAAGCAATGGAACGCTACAATTTGAGATAAATGTCTCTTTACTTATAGGAGTGGGCTTAATGTCTCTTCTTGCTAAATGGGCTTAG